The following are encoded together in the Microbacterium hatanonis genome:
- a CDS encoding class I SAM-dependent methyltransferase, whose product MGAGTGQFALLAAQRWSNVVAVDPSPVMLSELRRKVTATGAPVTVAEGGYLTFEYPAGSADLVYSRYALHHLPDFWKALALDRMRRMLRTGGFLRVWDVVYNFPVSDAVERIEHWCSTGYSDGEGGWTRVDLEEHVSDEHSTFTWLLEPMFTQAGFSIERAEYNNNGIFARYLLRAV is encoded by the coding sequence CTGGGAGCGGGAACGGGGCAGTTCGCGCTCCTCGCCGCTCAACGATGGTCGAACGTGGTCGCCGTCGACCCTTCGCCCGTGATGCTGAGCGAATTGCGCCGCAAGGTCACGGCGACGGGTGCGCCGGTCACGGTCGCGGAGGGCGGCTACCTCACCTTCGAGTACCCGGCGGGCAGCGCGGACCTCGTGTACTCGCGGTACGCCCTGCATCACCTCCCCGACTTCTGGAAAGCGCTCGCGCTGGACCGGATGCGGCGCATGCTGCGGACCGGCGGGTTCCTCCGCGTGTGGGATGTGGTCTACAACTTCCCCGTCTCCGACGCAGTCGAACGCATCGAGCATTGGTGCTCGACCGGCTACTCCGACGGAGAGGGCGGCTGGACGCGCGTCGACCTCGAGGAGCACGTCAGCGACGAGCACTCGACGTTCACATGGCTCCTGGAACCGATGTTCACCCAGGCCGGCTTCTCGATCGAGCGGGCCGAGTACAACAACAACGGGATCTTCGCGAGATACCTTCTCCGCGCCGTGTAA
- a CDS encoding nuclear transport factor 2 family protein, whose protein sequence is MWVRATPIWKRTDRSWKIVHDHESVPWDPVTGQGLTTLEP, encoded by the coding sequence ATGTGGGTGCGAGCCACACCCATCTGGAAACGCACCGACCGCAGTTGGAAGATCGTGCACGATCACGAATCAGTTCCTTGGGACCCCGTGACCGGCCAGGGACTCACGACGCTCGAACCCTGA
- a CDS encoding RbsD/FucU domain-containing protein encodes MPLDDAPALDLMASADAEVLDVQHELMAAAGIDKATTRLTDRHEFYDVARMAFLIVRTGETRIYANAHLRKGVVT; translated from the coding sequence ATCCCGCTCGACGACGCTCCCGCGCTCGATCTGATGGCCTCCGCCGACGCCGAGGTGCTGGACGTGCAGCATGAACTGATGGCGGCTGCCGGAATAGACAAGGCGACCACGCGGTTGACTGATCGTCACGAGTTCTACGACGTCGCGCGGATGGCCTTTCTCATCGTCCGCACGGGAGAGACTCGCATCTACGCGAATGCGCACTTGCGCAAAGGAGTCGTCACCTGA
- a CDS encoding AlbA family DNA-binding domain-containing protein, whose amino-acid sequence MIDAAIAQGLVESDRLDWKKHLPAERDFKTSGIVKDVAAFANSGGGILIFGVEENQKAASGRVDAGDLNESYERTIQAVSYSAISPPVIGVRSYKIPAAGNDRLAAIIVPASVDGPHLIFDGNKQSFSAPLRVNSDTQWMNERLLEASYRARFEAARRGHEHLEALYIDMTNSFDPHRNAVLVGVARPRLLSPNPKRRKQPEIAALTAKAQDDAWYWLGQGDYQPLTDVTGYGARPGLRGWIVPPTERVSWRRARAAIFDDGAVGLVWEAGGHRYGANGANLPAHHVPADAVEGFVAALLALIKTVSDDAPAGDVELLVGVEWMPSEYTSAGNERLVFEPAYDFVRGGNSTTTLGGNYRPVHRVVDPSQEETVYLQTVVDVAIDCLNQAGIRHLVRLSTDLPARW is encoded by the coding sequence ATGATTGACGCCGCAATCGCTCAGGGACTTGTCGAGTCAGATCGGTTGGACTGGAAGAAGCACCTCCCAGCCGAAAGAGACTTTAAGACCTCTGGCATCGTCAAGGACGTCGCAGCGTTCGCGAACAGCGGCGGGGGCATCCTGATCTTTGGCGTTGAGGAAAACCAGAAGGCCGCTTCCGGGCGCGTCGACGCCGGTGATCTCAACGAAAGCTACGAACGTACGATTCAAGCCGTGAGCTACAGTGCAATCTCTCCTCCAGTCATAGGTGTGCGGTCGTACAAGATCCCCGCCGCAGGAAATGACCGGCTCGCGGCAATCATCGTGCCAGCCAGTGTGGACGGCCCCCATCTGATCTTCGACGGGAACAAGCAGTCGTTTAGTGCACCCCTCCGCGTCAATTCCGACACGCAGTGGATGAATGAGCGCCTCCTCGAGGCGAGTTATCGCGCCCGGTTCGAGGCTGCGCGACGTGGACATGAGCACTTAGAAGCCCTGTATATAGACATGACGAATTCGTTCGACCCGCATCGGAATGCTGTCCTGGTGGGGGTCGCCCGACCTCGATTGCTGAGCCCTAATCCAAAGCGACGCAAGCAGCCCGAGATCGCGGCGCTGACGGCGAAAGCGCAGGATGACGCCTGGTACTGGCTCGGACAAGGCGACTATCAACCGCTGACCGATGTCACCGGCTACGGTGCCCGCCCGGGCCTGCGCGGATGGATCGTGCCGCCCACTGAGAGAGTTTCCTGGCGACGTGCTCGCGCTGCGATCTTTGATGACGGTGCCGTTGGATTGGTCTGGGAAGCTGGCGGGCACCGCTACGGCGCCAACGGCGCCAACCTGCCGGCGCACCATGTCCCCGCTGACGCGGTAGAAGGATTCGTGGCAGCGCTACTTGCGTTGATCAAAACCGTGTCTGACGACGCCCCTGCGGGCGATGTCGAGCTGCTGGTAGGTGTGGAGTGGATGCCGTCCGAGTACACGTCCGCCGGCAATGAGCGCCTAGTTTTCGAACCGGCTTACGACTTCGTCAGAGGCGGCAACTCAACGACCACCCTCGGCGGCAACTACCGCCCTGTCCACCGTGTCGTTGATCCGAGTCAGGAGGAGACGGTGTACCTCCAGACCGTCGTCGACGTCGCGATTGACTGCCTAAACCAGGCGGGCATCCGACACCTCGTAAGACTCAGCACCGATCTGCCAGCGCGTTGGTAG
- a CDS encoding dihydrofolate reductase family protein encodes MGKIVVSSMVSIDGYTEGPGGDVSQMPMDLAFAEHNADRVRSSSRLLFGAVSYVGMMQYWPNQVDNADAIPEDKYIASRYASDLGITVVSDRLTRTDIKVWGDRTEIVSRARAHDHLRKLRDAEAGDILVFGSRTLWTDLLAHGLVDELHLLVGPKVVAGDDRAFTGLPQIELTLLGVRTWKDSSTVALSYRPRNAAPPARRDVDYN; translated from the coding sequence ATGGGGAAGATCGTTGTCAGCAGCATGGTGAGCATCGACGGATACACCGAGGGACCCGGCGGTGACGTGTCGCAGATGCCCATGGACCTTGCGTTCGCTGAGCACAACGCCGACAGGGTCCGCTCATCGAGCCGTCTGCTCTTCGGAGCGGTGAGCTACGTCGGAATGATGCAGTACTGGCCGAATCAGGTCGACAACGCCGATGCAATCCCGGAAGACAAGTACATCGCCTCCCGGTACGCAAGCGATCTCGGCATAACTGTGGTCTCCGACCGTCTCACTCGAACCGACATCAAGGTGTGGGGCGACCGCACCGAGATTGTCTCCCGCGCGCGGGCACACGATCATCTGAGGAAGCTGCGTGACGCCGAGGCCGGCGACATCCTCGTCTTCGGCAGCCGCACCCTGTGGACGGACCTGCTGGCCCACGGCTTGGTCGATGAGCTGCACCTGCTCGTGGGGCCGAAGGTCGTCGCTGGCGACGACCGTGCCTTCACCGGGCTCCCGCAGATAGAGCTCACGCTGCTCGGAGTGCGCACCTGGAAGGACTCCAGCACGGTTGCCCTGTCCTACCGCCCCCGAAACGCAGCTCCACCAGCCCGGCGTGATGTCGACTACAACTGA
- a CDS encoding SOS response-associated peptidase — protein sequence MCGRFALNEKVDSLISEFVAAGGDAQDWTPRYSIAPTQVVPIVRERANPETGEFQRTVDTAVWNFHPAFMKDSKRPNFNTRIETVATNGLWKGAFASSRALFPMRGYFEWTGTAGNKQPHFLHSSDGMLLAAAGIYTARKVDDDWEVSASIITRPARDASGEIHDRMPVFLEHDVWDEYLSPDKLDDAGKQDLIQLLTVESDRVACTITSHDVDRKVNNTRTADPTDPTLIEPV from the coding sequence ATGTGCGGCAGATTCGCTCTGAACGAGAAAGTTGACTCACTCATCAGTGAGTTCGTCGCCGCGGGCGGCGACGCGCAGGATTGGACCCCGCGGTACTCGATCGCGCCGACCCAGGTCGTCCCGATTGTGCGGGAACGTGCCAACCCGGAGACGGGGGAGTTCCAACGAACCGTGGACACCGCGGTGTGGAACTTCCACCCGGCGTTCATGAAGGACTCCAAACGCCCGAACTTCAACACCAGGATCGAGACCGTCGCGACCAACGGGCTCTGGAAGGGCGCGTTCGCATCCTCTCGGGCGTTGTTCCCGATGCGTGGCTACTTCGAATGGACCGGCACCGCGGGCAACAAGCAGCCTCACTTCCTGCACTCCAGCGACGGGATGCTCCTCGCGGCCGCGGGCATCTACACCGCCCGAAAGGTGGACGACGATTGGGAGGTGTCAGCGTCGATCATCACCCGTCCCGCACGGGATGCGTCGGGGGAGATACACGACCGGATGCCGGTGTTCCTCGAGCACGACGTCTGGGACGAATACCTGTCGCCGGACAAACTCGACGACGCCGGAAAGCAGGACCTGATTCAGCTGCTCACCGTCGAGTCCGACCGCGTCGCCTGCACGATCACTAGCCATGACGTCGACCGCAAAGTCAACAACACCCGCACGGCGGACCCCACCGACCCCACGCTCATCGAGCCCGTCTAA
- a CDS encoding dihydrofolate reductase family protein codes for MATTYTWDVFSTLDGYGSYDPGPEGVDWGGYWSKQGPELLEWRARRFEKPQRMVYGATTFREVAGTFAAAADPNTLDEWNVRLSAMPATVASSTLQDTLGWPDATIEKGDATAIVSRLKETSPVPLRSQASLTMNWSLLAAGLIDRIEVTLFPVITGRTGTSPIYAGLKDYDLELLDNQTLDGRTIALTYRPSKPA; via the coding sequence ATGGCAACCACCTACACCTGGGACGTCTTCTCCACCCTCGACGGATACGGGTCATACGACCCCGGGCCCGAAGGCGTCGACTGGGGAGGCTACTGGTCCAAGCAGGGACCCGAGCTCCTCGAATGGCGTGCAAGGCGCTTCGAGAAGCCGCAGCGCATGGTCTACGGGGCCACCACCTTTCGCGAGGTCGCCGGGACTTTCGCCGCCGCGGCAGATCCGAACACCCTCGATGAGTGGAACGTGCGATTGTCGGCGATGCCGGCCACTGTTGCGTCCTCGACGCTTCAGGACACGCTCGGCTGGCCGGACGCGACGATCGAGAAGGGCGACGCGACCGCAATCGTCAGCCGGCTGAAAGAGACGTCCCCGGTGCCACTCCGATCCCAGGCCAGTCTGACCATGAACTGGTCGCTACTCGCAGCCGGTCTCATCGACCGCATCGAGGTGACCCTGTTTCCCGTCATCACCGGTCGCACAGGCACCAGCCCGATCTACGCCGGGCTCAAAGACTACGACCTCGAACTGCTCGACAACCAAACGCTCGATGGCCGCACCATCGCCCTGACATACCGGCCCTCGAAGCCCGCTTAG